TAGAGTTTTATAAAGACACCTGTGATAAGATAGGGCAGATAATACATACAAAGAATCCTGTTTATATATTAAGTGGAGAAGGCATATTAGGACTTGAAGCAGCCTGTGCATCTCTAACTGAGCCTGGAGACAGAGTTCTTGTTTTGGATAATGGAATTTATGGAAGAGGTTTTAAAGATTTTGTTGAAATCTATGGAGGAGAAGGGGTATATTTTTCAGATGATTACAACAAAAATATAGATGTAGAAAAATTAAGCGAATTCTTAGAAATAGATCATGATTTTAAATATGCAACAATAGTTCATTGTGATACACCAACAGGAGTTTTAAATGATTTATCTAAAATATGTCCAATGCTAAAGAAATATGGGATTATAACTGTAGTTGATTCTGTTTCAGCTATGGGAGGAGAAGAAATAAGAGTTGATGATTGGAAAATTGATATAGCATTAGGTGGATCACAAAAAGTATTTTCAGCTCCAGCGGGATTGACTATTGTTAGTATTAGTGAAAAAGCTAAAGAGTCAATGCTGGATAGAAAAAAGCCTATTGTAGGGTTTTATTGTAATCTAAATATATGGTCTAATTATTATAAAGATAAGTGGTTTCCTTATACTATGCCAATTAGTGATATTATGGGGTTAAGCATTGCTGTTGATAATATTTTAGAGGAAGGAAGCAATAATGTAATTAATAGACATTCAAGAATAGCCAATGCAACTAGAGAGGCGGTTAAGGAATATGGATTAGAATTATTTTTAAAAGATGGATATTCTAA
The window above is part of the Clostridium saccharoperbutylacetonicum N1-4(HMT) genome. Proteins encoded here:
- a CDS encoding pyridoxal-phosphate-dependent aminotransferase family protein; translation: MNNKFVYAPGPTSVRENVRLERAKITTNPDVDEEFVEFYKDTCDKIGQIIHTKNPVYILSGEGILGLEAACASLTEPGDRVLVLDNGIYGRGFKDFVEIYGGEGVYFSDDYNKNIDVEKLSEFLEIDHDFKYATIVHCDTPTGVLNDLSKICPMLKKYGIITVVDSVSAMGGEEIRVDDWKIDIALGGSQKVFSAPAGLTIVSISEKAKESMLDRKKPIVGFYCNLNIWSNYYKDKWFPYTMPISDIMGLSIAVDNILEEGSNNVINRHSRIANATREAVKEYGLELFLKDGYSNTVTAVKIPENIGALKLKEHMLSNYNTLIITSLKPYDDTILRIGHMGENAFEEKLTYALNIIDNGLKDLGFSSEHNLVELFNKHINE